The window CTGCTTCATTGCTTCACGTGGTTTAAAGGAACAGATTTCTCATTTACAGGCCAGTAAAGCCACAGATGCAGCGAAGCCCTGTTTGTCTGAAGAGATCGGCGACAGCGGCAAACAGCGGAGGACTATTATGGTTTGGCATTTATTTAGGGTTTTTATGTTCCCCCATCGGGTGCACACATGAATGTCAGATTCTATTGCGCCACAAAGACAGAACTTTCAAGTGTCTTTGCAAACCTGGCCTGTGCTCAGTTGTGAGTTTTGCAGCCGAGACCgagttgttttttctgttaACCGGACAGCTCCAGTGTAAATCCTGTAAAGCAAGAGAGCTGACTGCACCGGGTTCTGCACCGTCATCCAGTGCAACTTTTATTTGCATGCCgatgttcctgtttttttggtttgctgtGTGGCCAAAGCAATAAGAAAAATTGTGCAAACTCCATACTGGTGTAACCGAATGGTTATTTATGTTGCAcggtgttttctttgtttgtgtttgttttgtcgtGCGGGGATTGGAGCAGCTGTGGTAGCAGCACCTGTCCTGGAGGGCATTAGCCGCTGATGGGGCGGGTTTacactcttcctctctctctctctctctctttctctctttggcTGGAGTGGTGTCCGTGGTGTGTGTTTACTGATgcggttctggggggggggggggggaagggctGCCTCGTTTCTTTTGCATGCTTTCTTTTATTACTTTCGTTCTGACccaggtttgttttgtttatagaCCCTTTTTGCTTGCTTTTCTTTAGTGGGCAGTGACCTCAGACATTCTGTTCATTTAACTCTGCTTAAACTGGGTTTTATGTTTGTGTCTAACTTGGACAATAAAAAATTCACAATGTTTTCAgataaatgtatttctattggacaaatattttatgattaaATGAAGTTTGTTAAATTGTTATCACACTGAGCTGACCAGTGCATGTGCCATGTGGTTGTGTCTGGGAAATCCTACAGATAAATCAATTtggaaataaagtaaatatatatttaggtGAAAGTCCTAAGGTGTCAGCATTACATATTTCTTCTAGATCTGCCACTCGCAGTTGTCTGGTACTCACCACACTGGCTACTGGATAGCTGcggactggctactgggatagctgctgattggctactgggatagctgctgattggctactgggatagctgctgactggctactgggatagctgctgattggctactgggatagctgctgactggctactgggatagctgctgattggctactgggatagctgctaattggctactgggatagctgctgattggctactgggatagctgctgactggctactgggatagctgctgattGGCTACTGGGACAGCTGCTGACTGGCCCATGACACAAACATGACAGTGAGAAGAGCACTAGCTAATTAAATATGTATAAGAAAACATTACTCATGATAATACGAGACCAAAAAAACAGTCTGCCCATTCCACTTCAACCAGACAGAGGGTTactggttcaagtcccggccctGGATTtgtggctggagaggagctAGTCTACCTTTAGGgtaggtgcccttgagcaaggacCTCTTTGGGCTTATTTTTGCTTAGGGCCCCCAAATAACCTGGGTCAGCGGCGCTGGCTTTTACGGGGCCCAGTATTCATGCTGTGTCTTCGCTGGGGGCTGAGGCCCCCTTCAGTCCCGGTCCTAGAATCGCCCCTGCATTAATGGAGTGTTTCTGGTGGAAAGCAGCTCATCTGAGAAACGACTTCAACACCTCTTTTCCCAAGTCCTCAAGAGGCCAGTAAACTAACTTTCCCTGGATTCATTCATGCACAATAAACACACCCCCTCGAGATGAACCCTCATCCTGATGTCGCTGAGCAAAGCAGTTTCTACTCCCCTCTGCAAACATCCACTCATACACCCACataagagaaaataagataataaaaaaaatggataaTAACAGAGTACCGGTGTACAATCATTTAAATCAACCCtttgctgcattcagggtccgCACTGctgtcggatagaagctgtttttaGCCTGTTTGTCCGAGCTTTGATGCTCCTGTACCGCCTGACGACAACATCTCAAACACACTGTGGCCAGTATGGAAAGAGTCCCCGATGATCTTCTGAGCCCGTTTTAGACACCGACAGCCGTGCAGttcctccagtgaggggagggtgcagccgcTGATTTTTTTGGGCCGAATTGATGACCCTctatgctgctgtgctgctgctaaaCCAGACACAAATGCATTACGTTAAAATGCTCTCAATAGAGCAGCGGTAAAATGACACCAACAGTCTCTGTGTGATGATTAATATTGATCCGATGAAACTTGTTGAAAATGATTTCATGCGTTGTGGGTGTGAATACTTCTCTGCTGTGATGTACTGCAGTACTTTCATTGCATGGTATTGCTACTTTTACTACTTGTACTTCAGAGCATGTCTCCTTCTCTGATTAGTATCTGAATAGACTGGGACTTTCAAAAcgtgtccaaacacacacaaatggcgATCGACTCCACACGGTGTCTATACAAATGTGATAATGCTAGTTTCTTCCATCAtcatgaaaccaaagatcaatcagtgtgtgtttaattCAAGTGTACCTCTCAtgcttgaaaataaataaatatcaataataacaataacaacttTGTAGAGATAAATGCATCAATGAAATGTAAGACTGCAACCCACGAGGTAAATTTGAATGGTGCGTTTAAAGGATGCACCGAGAGGTAAATGGAATGAAAAGAGGGAAGGAAGGTGCCGGAAAGGTGAAATCTTTGTAAGGTGCAAAAGGTAAACACCAAAGCCCCAGATCTCACCTCAAGCCGAGTTCAACACATGCTTCTTCATGATTGTCCAGAAAAGGATTCATaccaaaaaaatagaataacaAGCTCTTTAATGGAATCTCTGTAGAATCATGCACAACTTAGAAAACTTTCATTTTGATCCAAATTCTCTCAGGAGGATAACGCTAAAGAAGCCGGGAAGACAGAGCCTGGACTCCAGGGTTCCCTGAAGAGCTCCGTCGCTCCTCTGCAGCTTTAGGCACCTGCCGAGGTTTAGCTCAGATCGAGTTACACCAGAGAGGCAAGCCGCTGGACAGGGGACACGCTGCGTAGCGCCCAAAGGACACTTGCAGCAGACACTCGACACTCCGGATGacaagaacaagaaaaaaaaatcactttcttgcggcaaacacatttaaaaagcaatgcaaagataaataaagcatCAGAGCATCCTTGAATTATTTCtgccacatttattttttatttacccaTCAAGCTGGAGCTCAGACTTCAGGCTGCACTAATGCAGCCAACTTTACGGCTGAGCTCACCTTCATATTGTCAGAGTCTGTGTGGACAGTTTACATTATCAGATATAGCCATGATCGCTTATCTGTATCGAACGCAAGGACGTGTAGAGGGGAGAGAGAAACCGGACAGATTATACGATTCATCTTCATCCCATTAACACAAAGGGGATTTGGTCTGATAAACTTTCATCATCAGTCGAGCTGACGGCAATTTATTTCTGGACCTCAAATTCAGCTTGTAATAGTTTTCTTCTCAAATGCTACAGCATACATCCATGAATTCAGACAGCAGTAAAACGCAGCTGTGTGTCTTGAGCTGCATTGAATTATAACGCACTTCATTTGCTCCACAAATTGATCCGAGCCGACCGTTTTACAAGGCAGGAGGAAAATAGCTGCAAGCGGCATCAAGTTCAAGTAGAAATATTTTACTGTTCAGTACAAAAGTTGCACTTCAAACTCGACTCCACCTGAAGCAGAATGATCAACActcaagagccccccccccccccccccaagaaagaGAAACTGGCATCGCTATTAATCATCTTAAGGTTTCCTCAATACCCCTTCAGATTTGAAGATTTCTTTCCAGGTAAGagcttctaaaatgtttcattttctcaGACGTGGCAGCAATTTATTTCACAATCAGACATGTCAAtcagaaaatgtattcatgaaaatgaagcttaaaaaaaaaaaaaaaaaaaagacacgctTCTCAGTCTGGACATTAAATTTAAAAACTTAAGATTGGCAACAATATGCATCCGTGAAAGATGAATAAAGCAACTAGCTTAGCACCAAGCTTTGAAGCAGGGAGAACAACATCCATCCTTCTACTTTATTCATGAGTTTTATTGACAAGAAGGCTTTCCGAAATATTGCATTGCTTTTGTGGCCATTAAAGGGTTAACACCAGTTTAAATGTCCGAGCTCCCGCGGTTCCCGTCTGAACGGCAAACTAAGGCTACGACATGGTAGCAAGGCTTCCTTCAAACGCAGTATAATGAAGAATACTCACTTCAACTAACAAATAAATGACTTCCCATAAATGTTGATCTCTTCTTTTAACTggcaaatataaaatacaaattctaCCCAGACACAAGTAATGATCCGATTTACACAGACAAGAACCGATGTGAGGAGGCCCAACAGTGAATACACCCCGAGGTTGTGCCAAGTAGCATGAAGTCAATCCGGTAGGAGCCGCTGCACACGTAAGGGTGTTCAAACCAACTCCTTTAGGGGGTGGCATGTCGTCATAGAAACCGCAGCTACTTTTTTTATCCGCCGACTCATGCAGAAACCAGATCCGACTGCAAATGAGCTCCTAACAAGAGACATTAGCCCGAAGAACTGAGCCCAAAATATTAATGGTGAAAGCCCACagtggcccccccccccccccattatctgTGAcgtttttccatccatccatcttccctTTATAGTTTTCTCCGTCCATCTTATTTTCGTCATCACGTCTTCCTCCCTGCTGTGAGGTAGAGAAGCTGCAGCTTTAATCTCGTCTGCAGAGACACAGTCTGGAAAACAACCGCAGAGCCACAAATGAAGCAAACAAGCAGGTGCATCAATGCGTGGCagcattagggggggggggggggcatcggtaGAATGACTCACGGGAGGCAGACCGGCCATTTTCCTGACGATCATACTGTAATCTGAGAGATTATAGATGTTGTTGTCCTGACCTGGGTCGCTGGCTACCAGGTACAACTCACCGGCGTGGACATCGGTTACGTTCGGCTAGGTAGACGGACGGTGACAGACAGATATGATCCGTCACCGTCACGgcaaacatttcaaaacattATGCGGGAGAAAACGGATCGATTTAACCCACAGGAACACGCCAGATGGATAGATTGAACACAGGAGGATAAAGAGGCAGATGCACCAACCTGAAATGTGTCGGGGTTGAATCCCAGCCAGAGAGTGTATCTGTAGTCCCAAGTGCGGAGAGAGTAGCCCATGATCTTTATGTCTTTAAGGTCAGGGACGTCAGAGTTCACCTGCAAACAAGGGGGGACAAACAAAAGGCATCTTAAAACCGTCTGAAGCTTCTCCAGCGTGGTTAAAGCTGCAGCTGCCAACCTCCTGAGAGGTGAGCCGACAAAGCTCATGTCAGGCTCCCAACGCGTGCAGCAAGGTGAGCAACTCACCTGGGCATCAGTCAAAGGGTTAGCATTTGCAGCTGGCATTAGCAGCACAAGCAAGAACACAATGCAGAAGGAGCGAAGGGTGCGCCAGTAAGGGGCAGCTGAACGGACACCACAATAACCGCGTTTTAAAAAGCAAATTCCAAATCTGTTAAAAGTATTGATTTAGGCTTTGGAGAGCTTTTCTTAGTACCTGTGGCGTATCAGAAGGTCGAGGGTACTGGCTGAAAGATACGGCTTTCTCGTCCTCCCCCACTTCTTGGTGTTGGAAGGTGTCGGCCAGGTCGTTTCCCTCTGTACACAACTCCTCCTGAGAGGAAGGACACGGAGCGAGGGGGAGCGTCAGTGCTTTAACCACATTCCTATGGGAAAGCCACCAGTATTTAATCAATGAGATACGTTTCATAGGCCTTTTGTGAGCAAATAATAACTTCCACATCTGGCCCCACTCTTACAGTTCATCGAGCTGTTGAGATGGGCTGGCGGTGCCCCCCCGACCCTCAACGACATGGATCTCAACTCATCCAGCACAGGAAGCGATGCTGCCGCAGTGGCCAACGGCCAACACACAATGGTTGAAGTTTAGAAACcgttttttaaatcattttttccAATATCGCTTCGTCAAGGTTAGCATTTGATGACGACTGTGTTGTCCTCGCATTAGTTGAGGAAGAAACAAGCATTTctcatcattattattgtttatttttttactttgacacTGCAGCAATCGATCTTATTCGTACTGCAGCCCAGAACCCGTTCACATTTCATGACCATCGGAAGATGATGAAGTGAAGAGCGTTTACTTGGTTGCAGTTTGCCTCCTCACCACTAGATGCCACTAAATCCTGCACTCTGAACCTTAAGGCAATCCTACCTTCTGCCACTACCTAAGTGGTACTTTCACCTAATAACAAACAGGCGAGTAtatgtgaaatgaaatgctaaTGTCTTTACATTCAGGTGTAAAGTCTACCTTGTTCATCATTATGgtgtagcatgctagcatgctaaaacCTGCGGTTGgtagaaaatgtcaaacattaattttcttccgctttacgggtcacaggagttgctggagcctatcccagctggctaaggggcaagaggcagggtacaccccgaatgatGTGCCAGCGCGgcgccacacagacagacaaccactgaCGGACACACCCATACACCACGGACAAGAAACCCCACgcggacacgaggagaacacgcaaacgccccacagataggattcgaaccggcaccttcctgctgtgaggcgacggcgCTTGTTAGGATCATTAATTTATATTGTCATTGATATTGTATGAAAACATCTAAGACACGCCCCTTCCGACTGAGTCAATAAAGTTGGCGCGCCTACTGGAGTCTCGGAGAGAACGTGGTTTGGCGGCGGCCATCGTGGGGCTTCACCCGGCCGCAAAAGTTAACCGGAGCCTGCCtgattcattgtgtgtgtttgaatattttacacAGGATGTCAAGAGGGTGTAACTctgacagcactaaccactacgccaccgtgctgccaacTCAAGCACAGCAGAGTCTAATGGGAACGTCAGATCCTTGTCAGTAGGAGCATGATGGCGTGAAATAAGTAAATGGCCGCTAAAGACGTTAGCCCAACTTCAGTGTCACTGGGTGCTAAAAACATCTGAACTATAAAGGAAGTCGTCTGATTGCAACTGAGCAGAAGACTGACTGGTTGTTaatccaaaacaaacattttccaaGAGTAAAACTATATCTAAAGAAAGATGCAAGACAGATCcaagaaatgtttaaaataataataataataacttcaCACCTGTAAAGAAACATCAGGACATGGTTTAGGTGCTCCGAGACCAGCCAGGGCAGAAAGGGTAGGAAAAACATCCACCAGCTCCACCATGTTTCTTATTTCCTTGTGATCTACAAGAGAGAAGGGTCAGACACGATACCCACTAAAATATCCGAGACACGCTGCTTTTTAATTTCATCATTACTACATCATTTGTACTAACGCAAAATCTGCTTGAGGATAAATATCAAAGTGTAATAAATGCTTCTGAGCGCTCCAAGTGAATCAAAGAGCTCATTAAAGTCAAGCTGACATGATGATATATGTTTCAGCAAGGTTTAGTTGAGCAATTTGCACCAAATGTGATGGGATATAAATGTTAGTTCATGTTCATGTCAATCAACAGTCTTCAATTTTCAGTGCAGTGGACTTACTCTTAAAACTGAATTCAGATTTTTCGAGGACATCAATAAAGGGAAAGGTGGATTTTCCAGAAGAATGGGAATGTGTGGTGACACCAGGAACGTGGAAGATCAGAGGGACACGTGTTGCCACATCAAAATTTGAAAATTTAGCCCATTCTCCATGTTCTCCTAAAGACCAGCCTGCAACAAGAGGAAGAAACAGGCTGTAAAAGACGGTGGGTATAAAACAGAGGTATTAAAGGCATGTTATGGATTCAcatcacaaaaataaagttttacataAAAAGGTTTTAGGCAAACATTTactttttcctgatttttttttagtggaCACATTACAGTGAACTTCAATGAAAGAGACATTAAAAGAAACTTGGTTCCAAGTCAGAAGGTTCTTTAAAAAGGGAGGCAGTGCAAAAGTATAGAGGGTGGTCAGAGCCCAATAGTCGTTACAACACTGCCACCTAATGGTGAAAGCAGTAgaaccaccacacacacacctgacatcaatgtttttattaaatattccaAAGAATCAGTGTTTCAGGCATTCCCAGTTCATCCCCGGCTCGTGTCTACTAACCATGATCCGCCAGGAACACCACCTGAGTGTTGCCGGCCAGCCCCAGCTCATCCAGAGCGCTGAGCAGCCGCCCAACCTGACAGTCCATGTAAGACACTGCAGCAAAGTAGTGCTGACGGATACCCAGCTGGAAAGCACCGAGCAGCCCAGAGTTACAGCACGATGCAGTCTGGAAACACACGATTCATGGTGCTGCTGTAGAGCAGCCGGGTCATACCTGGAAGTCTTTAGGAATGGGTCCATAGGGGAAGCTAACGTTGAGTTTACCGAGGTCTTCCCTCTTCCTCAGGTCTGTCCAGGGGGCGTAGGCCACCGGCGGAAGGCGTTTGGGGACATCGGGGTCAGGGGCCAGCCTCATTTGCTCTATGGGATACAGGCTCAGATACTCCTGCAGTAAAACAAGGTGCAACATTCTGACACTATAATAGCATTTTTAAGAACTGAAATCAGGAACCTTTTACTGACTTTTGAGGTCCGCCTCTGGCTCACAGCACACTCGACACGTAGCCGAACAGACCTCGTACAAAAGACCCTGAAGTACTGCCGACGTCCTCCGAGGCTTTCAGCTTCATTTACTGTCAGCGCTGCAGAAACGCCATTTTCTGCCGAGATCTTTGCGTGTCGAGTAAATTACTTGAAGCACAGACGTCACATTCCAAAGGAAAGAATCGGCTTGaccttttcctctttcctctccccgTTTACTTTGAGACAAACGTCTCCGTTCCACCCGTCTCTGCTCTCATTTCACTTCCCCTTCATCATGCCCTCCTCCATGCTGAATTGCTCTCACACATCTCGAGCAGTCATCTTTTAATTCACAGTACAGTTCTAGCTTTCAAAGGGTTCTATCTATAGAGTATTTTCCGGTTCTTACTTCCACACGCAGCATCATAACTAGCCGGACGGTTAGAATCTCCTCCTCGTGAGAACATTTCATGTCAAAGCAGTCGTTTTTTCCTGGTCCGGAGAGCACCAATACCTGGGGCAACTTTTAGCTCCCGGGTTCCACACCTGGTTCTTTATAGAACCTCATTCCTTCCCGTCATGTTCTGCTTTCTCCTCTGTGTGATACCATCGGGAACTCTCTGACATTACTCTATTATTCTGTCTCCAGCTAAAATAGCAGCATATGTATCAGCTGACAGACGCACGGAAGGCTAAAGGTTTACTTTTAACTATGATACAATAAAGAGCGCAGTGATTATTCCACCCCAGCAACAAACTTAGATTACGCGCATTGTATTTGTCGTGTATGAATAAAAACGGAAAAACTACCAACATCAGATTTATTCAAATCATGTTGGTATCCAGATAATCCCCTCGTTGCAACACAAAGTCATTCCAGCCACTTCACTGAATTACAACAGATGCTGCACGTCGACAGCAACATCTGGTCGTTCTGCTCAAAATATCTTTCACCAGAATTACTAGAGAATTAAGTGAAGAATATATAAATCTGAGAATATGAAGTTTAACTATTGTTTCATTCTCTTGAAGTCGCGATGATTTTCGCGACTTCCataattgcatgtttctggaggtgggatgAAGCCAGAAAACCCAGAGAGAATCCATGCAGACGCGGGGAGAGCACACAAACCCcctcacagaaaagccccgggtgaggcaacagcgctaactaTGCGCCACCGTGCTGACCCCAAGTTTTACCACTGGATTTGTTAAATATAAGCAAAATGACTTCATGAATCCACCACAATTACATTTACAAAAGATGGTTTAAATGAAACTTTAGTGCGACACTTTCCAGTCTCCTAAACACAgagtgggtttttttattttaccaattTATTTCTCGACGTGCTCGTCTTAGTGCACACatgtgtaacggagtaaatGTGGATGCAGTTAAACCCTGCATAgaggggatttatttattttctattgacgtatttgtcttgttttccttttataattacacacgtttttttatttcatttgttttaatgtacatctcggggcatttatgatttggagtattttgtccctcctggctctccgTCCTACGGTTTTGCCCTGCTTCCTtgttcccctcccccagcactttGTTTGAACACGCTGGGAGGAGCAGTCCATGATGCCCGAGATGTGCTAATGTACATTTTTTCTGTATAAATCCAGCCCGTCCCGTAAATGACGACAGAACCATCCGTGTGTGGACCTTCAAatctgttacacaacacaacgcagaggcagagagacaaccgCCGTAACACATGGAGGTTAAAGTTTAACACTCCAAAGCCTCATGCAGCCACCTGCATGATGCATCAGTACTGGTTTTCACATTAACGTATCAAACCACCGGCCCCCTCAGGGGTTGATATCTTGGTGTGTACCTGAGGTATCCTGAAGGGTACGTGTGGTTTGTGGAAGCCCACAGCCAGGAAGAAAGGAGCGCTACTGTTGGCTCGACTCCTCAGCAACCTCACTGCCTCGTCTGCGCTCTCGATGTCGGGGAGGGTTCCCCCAGGCTGCTCCGTCACGTTCACGGCACACAGCAGATTGGCGTGGAGCTGTTGATCCTCCCCTTTACACACCTGGAAAAaggtcaataaaaaaataccaaaAAGGTCAAATTCACACCCAGTTCCTTTTAAGATCACTTCGGTGTTTCCGTTTGCCGATCTGTTAAACCGACGCCACGTGGAAGCTCACGCCGAGATTAACCAGCCTCTGCCCAAACCTGCAGAATGACCAACTGAATTTTAGACTCAGCTCCACGTGGCCATCTACCTTTATCATTTATTCTTGCAGGACAGTAATGAGTATGTTGTAAACAGGAGGATGAGTGACAGTTAAATCCACAATTAACCAGAGAACAATTCCCAGGATTCAGCAGGAGATAATGAGGCAAAATGTTTCCTACATCAAGTGCAGAAGTACGACCCACCCCGAAGGAAGTCTCGCACTGGGCTTTAAAAGAGGACGGTTTTAACAAAGTCGCCCAGTGACGGAAAATCAAATGGAGTTAACGGCCATGAAGTTCAACAAAGACATTTAGATCCTTCAAAGGGAAGCGGGAAAGCTGAAAAACTGGGGGCCGTGAACCAGAGAAGTAAAACGTTAAGATTCAAAGATAATTTAATGTTCAAAGACATGTCCTGCCTCACCCTTTAACTGCATGGCGCCTCCAACTCTTCATGGCATTCACCCATCACACAGGCTGACCTCACCTCATGCTTCGTGGTCAATACACATATTGATCCTCGACCATTTATCAGTTATACCAATTCAAAAACCTGTCCTGAAGTTCAGCAAGAAAACGCTTTCAAGACTTTTATGTTGGctaatgacaaaaagaaaagaaaaggtacACGAATTTAAATACGACAAATTCTTTGTAGGCGACGTTTCCCCAAATGTTCGTTCAGGAGTTTGAAGCGGAACACAGCAGAACCCCAAAGACAGAGCTCAGGATTCCCCGAGTGTTTCTATGTGCACCACGTCAGCCACAGCCGCCTTAATGCTACTTTATCAGTCACACCTTTTTATTCTCATATTTGAAGGAAGGTGGGTGGTAGGCAGGGATGGACCAGCTGTAGGGGTAGTCATCCGTGAAGTTAGAGGGAAGACCTAAAAACAAGAAAGTTACCAACTTACATAGACAGAAAAATATTCAGACGTGTACTCAACAATCTCTAGCTAGCAGTGGAGTTACTGCTGCT of the Brachionichthys hirsutus isolate HB-005 chromosome 6, CSIRO-AGI_Bhir_v1, whole genome shotgun sequence genome contains:
- the LOC137894848 gene encoding iduronate 2-sulfatase-like, encoding MSDDLRPVLGCYWDSVVKSPNIDQLASRSQVFLNAYAQQAVCAPSRTSMLTSRRPDTTRLYDFKSYWRVHAGNYTTMPQYFKSKGYFTMSVGKVFHPGLPSNFTDDYPYSWSIPAYHPPSFKYENKKVCKGEDQQLHANLLCAVNVTEQPGGTLPDIESADEAVRLLRSRANSSAPFFLAVGFHKPHVPFRIPQEYLSLYPIEQMRLAPDPDVPKRLPPVAYAPWTDLRKREDLGKLNVSFPYGPIPKDFQLGIRQHYFAAVSYMDCQVGRLLSALDELGLAGNTQVVFLADHGWSLGEHGEWAKFSNFDVATRVPLIFHVPGVTTHSHSSGKSTFPFIDVLEKSEFSFKNHKEIRNMVELVDVFPTLSALAGLGAPKPCPDVSLQEELCTEGNDLADTFQHQEVGEDEKAVSFSQYPRPSDTPQVNSDVPDLKDIKIMGYSLRTWDYRYTLWLGFNPDTFQPNVTDVHAGELYLVASDPGQDNNIYNLSDYSMIVRKMAGLPPTVSLQTRLKLQLLYLTAGRKT